In Longimicrobium sp., one DNA window encodes the following:
- a CDS encoding MASE1 domain-containing protein codes for MPATLSSRAQPYLRAAVLALACYVAGRVGLSLAFVQANASPVWPASGVALAGLLLLGIRYWPAVYVAAVVVTVAGGASPQLAIIMAVGNLLDAVIGAWLLGRVFRVRPSLSGVRDVLRFVPLGAIPGPAASALIGAATLMLRGSIDWVQGARTALVWWTGNGTGVLVAAPVVLAWAGTRRPLPRGRMLEVAGAAAGAVGVTLLAFRSQEVFPVAQVPLSYAVFPFITWAAMRAGQRGASLVTAAVAFSAVAAAARLVDDPASPYPAQSLLFLQAYLALVSMTGMVLAALTHERRIALKRERRARRNAQAAERRSAFLAEVGAALSGSLDYPETLSRLAALAVPRLADGCIIDELTDDGEFGRVVTLHRDPEIHRLIAETRRLYPPPGNPHSRVAGVLRSGATDFLPEVDGSFADRLAVDERHAEILRGMRIRSVMFVPLVARERTVGVLTLMRTDGARPYRRPDVLLAEDVARRAALYLDNARLYRSVRNEAAARQKVVSMVSHEVRNPLSTILLNATAVLDDGAAGGARQPLEAVVLAAEQIRHLVQDLADVTRLEAGSLPVERAAFRPCMVLREAALLLEPLVARKELRFATRTEGELPRVVGDRERTLQVLSNLVGNAVRHTAEGGAIELRAEVQGDAVRFCVADTGCGIAAEALGELFTPLWSGSVAARGMGLPLSRAIIEAQGGRLWAESTPGDGSRFYFTLPVEE; via the coding sequence TTGCCCGCTACCCTTTCGTCCCGAGCCCAGCCGTACCTGCGTGCGGCCGTCCTCGCGCTGGCCTGCTACGTGGCCGGCCGCGTGGGGCTTTCGCTCGCCTTCGTGCAGGCCAACGCCAGCCCCGTGTGGCCGGCGTCCGGCGTGGCGCTGGCCGGGCTGCTCCTGCTGGGCATCCGCTACTGGCCCGCAGTGTACGTGGCGGCGGTGGTGGTCACGGTGGCGGGCGGGGCGTCGCCGCAACTGGCGATCATCATGGCGGTGGGGAACCTGCTGGACGCGGTGATCGGCGCGTGGCTGCTGGGCCGCGTCTTCCGCGTGCGCCCGTCGCTGAGCGGCGTGCGCGACGTGCTGCGCTTCGTGCCGCTGGGGGCCATTCCCGGGCCCGCGGCCAGCGCGCTGATCGGCGCGGCCACGCTGATGCTGCGCGGCTCCATCGACTGGGTGCAGGGCGCGCGCACCGCGCTGGTGTGGTGGACGGGGAACGGCACCGGCGTGCTGGTGGCCGCTCCGGTGGTGCTGGCGTGGGCCGGAACGCGGCGGCCGCTTCCCCGCGGGCGCATGCTGGAGGTCGCCGGCGCCGCCGCGGGGGCCGTGGGCGTGACGCTGCTGGCCTTCCGCAGCCAGGAGGTGTTCCCCGTCGCGCAGGTGCCGCTCAGCTACGCGGTGTTCCCGTTCATCACCTGGGCGGCCATGCGCGCGGGCCAGCGCGGCGCATCCCTCGTCACCGCGGCGGTGGCGTTCTCGGCCGTGGCGGCGGCGGCGCGGCTGGTGGACGACCCAGCCTCGCCCTATCCCGCGCAGTCGCTCCTTTTCCTGCAGGCCTACCTCGCCCTGGTGTCGATGACGGGGATGGTGCTGGCCGCGCTCACCCACGAGCGCCGCATCGCCCTGAAGCGCGAGCGGCGGGCGCGGCGCAACGCGCAGGCGGCGGAGCGGCGGTCGGCCTTCCTGGCCGAGGTGGGCGCGGCGCTCAGCGGCTCGCTGGACTACCCCGAGACGCTGTCGCGGCTGGCGGCGCTGGCGGTGCCCCGGCTGGCCGACGGGTGCATCATCGACGAGCTGACCGACGACGGCGAGTTCGGGCGCGTGGTCACGCTGCACCGCGACCCCGAGATCCACCGCCTGATCGCCGAGACGCGGCGCCTCTATCCCCCGCCCGGCAACCCCCACAGCCGCGTGGCCGGCGTGCTGCGCAGCGGGGCGACGGACTTCCTTCCCGAGGTGGACGGGTCGTTCGCCGACCGGCTGGCGGTGGACGAGCGGCACGCCGAGATCCTGCGGGGGATGCGGATCCGCTCGGTGATGTTCGTCCCCCTCGTGGCGCGCGAGCGGACGGTGGGGGTGCTCACGCTGATGCGCACCGACGGCGCCCGCCCGTACCGCCGCCCCGACGTGCTGCTGGCCGAGGACGTGGCGCGGCGCGCGGCGCTGTACCTGGACAACGCGCGGCTGTACCGCAGCGTGCGCAACGAGGCGGCGGCGCGGCAGAAGGTGGTGTCGATGGTGTCGCACGAGGTGCGCAACCCGCTGTCCACCATCCTGCTGAACGCCACCGCCGTGCTGGACGACGGCGCGGCCGGCGGCGCGCGGCAGCCGCTGGAGGCGGTGGTGCTGGCCGCCGAGCAGATCCGCCACCTGGTGCAGGACCTGGCCGACGTCACCCGGCTGGAGGCGGGAAGCCTGCCGGTGGAGCGCGCCGCCTTCCGCCCGTGCATGGTGCTGCGCGAGGCCGCGCTCCTGCTGGAGCCGCTGGTGGCGCGCAAGGAGCTGCGCTTCGCCACGCGCACCGAGGGCGAGCTGCCGCGCGTGGTGGGCGACCGCGAGCGCACGCTGCAGGTGCTCAGCAACCTGGTGGGCAACGCCGTGCGCCACACGGCCGAGGGCGGCGCCATCGAGCTGCGCGCGGAGGTGCAGGGAGACGCGGTGCGCTTCTGCGTGGCCGACACCGGGTGCGGGATCGCCGCCGAGGCGCTGGGCGAGCTCTTCACCCCGCTGTGGAGCGGAAGCGTGGCCGCGCGGGGGATGGGGCTCCCCCTCAGCCGCGCCATCATCGAGGCGCAGGGCGGCCGCCTGTGGGCCGAGAGCACGCCCGGAGACGGCAGCCGGTTCTACTTCACGCTGCCGGTGGAGGAATAG
- the rpsF gene encoding 30S ribosomal protein S6: MRDYEIVYIFHPSLDEGGVDQKLERFNGLLTGDRGGSIAAVDHWGRRQLAYPIEDQTSGYYVVSHFSAPAEALPEFERILKLDEELLRYLVVINEGDLATTPVPPEPKRDEESEEGEDE, from the coding sequence TTGAGGGACTACGAGATCGTGTACATCTTCCACCCGTCGCTCGACGAGGGGGGGGTGGACCAGAAGCTCGAGCGGTTCAACGGTCTGCTGACCGGCGACCGCGGCGGCAGCATCGCGGCCGTCGACCACTGGGGCCGGCGCCAGCTGGCGTACCCCATCGAGGACCAGACCAGCGGCTACTACGTGGTGTCGCACTTTTCCGCCCCGGCCGAGGCGCTGCCCGAGTTCGAGCGCATCCTGAAGCTCGACGAGGAGCTGCTCCGCTACCTGGTGGTGATCAACGAGGGCGACCTTGCCACCACCCCGGTTCCGCCGGAGCCCAAGCGCGACGAGGAGTCCGAGGAAGGGGAGGACGAGTAA
- a CDS encoding SPOR domain-containing protein encodes MTDPQTATGYSGRRLPPPTFFDPTFERLPGAAAFDADRPGPVLILFDPRADRAWVADAAIALATGWNAGGRRTVLADLSIEDPVLHERVGVPNLDGVVDLFLYGASLARSARPVPGRGFLLITAGTYTPEPDAIFRHARWGKIVDGFREAQASLLLFVPLDAPGLPALGEWAGDVILLGDREDGELFDSLVPAPFRIRAWLTPPAREPFRVAEGSVRPAPYGSAPQPVSPPPQPVVPPAPGDRFPQPEPAGFQPWMGPPRETAPRGPEPLPTAHEAPHASAAALPVPEPVWDDTVGDEPPGKRRKKKSIPKKRRISPLVLVLLVLAFMALAVGAAMVFLPGLLKGLPGRAERPAGEAPGVPPRRAQAGPTVRPAGTPRPYAVVVKAFQGDQAYDAARKLAGQVQSAIPGTEAYVFPEDIGGVVYYRVFAGSLADTAQAVALRNELVRKKLADPESVGGPDALIQPRPLAFDLGEFDSKEAAERRAEALRAGAIDAYPAAVPQTDGTERWALYAGAFADTAQAAPMKKTLESSRLPARLVRRVGRAPATSK; translated from the coding sequence ATGACCGATCCGCAGACGGCCACCGGCTACTCCGGGCGCAGGCTGCCGCCGCCCACCTTCTTCGACCCGACGTTCGAGCGGCTTCCCGGCGCCGCCGCGTTCGACGCGGACCGCCCGGGCCCCGTGCTCATCCTCTTCGACCCGCGCGCCGACCGCGCGTGGGTGGCCGACGCGGCCATCGCGCTGGCCACGGGGTGGAACGCGGGCGGCCGGCGCACCGTGCTGGCCGACCTTTCCATCGAGGACCCGGTGCTCCACGAGCGCGTGGGGGTGCCCAACCTCGACGGCGTGGTGGACCTGTTCCTCTACGGCGCGTCGCTGGCGAGGAGCGCGCGGCCGGTGCCGGGGCGCGGCTTCCTGCTGATCACCGCGGGAACCTACACCCCCGAGCCCGACGCCATCTTCCGCCACGCGCGCTGGGGCAAGATCGTGGACGGCTTCCGCGAGGCGCAGGCGTCGCTCCTCCTCTTCGTTCCGCTCGACGCGCCGGGGCTTCCCGCGCTGGGGGAGTGGGCGGGCGACGTGATCCTGCTGGGCGACCGGGAAGACGGCGAGCTCTTCGACTCGCTGGTTCCCGCGCCGTTCCGCATCCGCGCGTGGCTGACGCCGCCGGCGCGCGAGCCGTTCCGCGTGGCCGAGGGATCGGTCCGCCCCGCGCCGTACGGCTCCGCGCCGCAGCCCGTGTCGCCCCCGCCGCAGCCGGTGGTGCCGCCCGCGCCGGGGGACCGCTTTCCGCAGCCCGAGCCCGCGGGGTTCCAGCCGTGGATGGGGCCGCCGCGCGAGACGGCGCCGCGTGGGCCCGAGCCGCTTCCCACCGCGCACGAGGCGCCGCACGCGTCGGCGGCCGCGCTCCCCGTTCCCGAGCCGGTGTGGGACGACACGGTGGGCGACGAGCCGCCGGGGAAGCGCCGCAAGAAGAAGTCGATCCCCAAGAAGCGCCGCATCTCGCCGCTCGTGCTGGTCCTGCTCGTGCTGGCCTTCATGGCGCTGGCGGTCGGGGCGGCGATGGTCTTCCTTCCCGGCCTGCTGAAGGGGCTTCCCGGGCGCGCCGAGCGACCCGCGGGCGAGGCGCCGGGCGTTCCCCCGCGGCGCGCGCAGGCGGGGCCCACCGTCAGGCCGGCGGGAACGCCGCGGCCGTACGCGGTGGTGGTGAAGGCGTTCCAGGGCGACCAGGCGTACGACGCGGCGCGGAAGCTGGCCGGGCAGGTGCAGAGCGCGATCCCCGGCACCGAGGCCTACGTCTTTCCCGAGGACATCGGCGGCGTCGTCTACTACCGCGTGTTCGCGGGGTCGCTGGCCGACACCGCGCAGGCCGTGGCGCTGCGCAACGAGCTGGTGCGGAAGAAGCTGGCCGACCCCGAGAGCGTGGGCGGCCCCGACGCGCTCATCCAGCCGCGTCCGCTGGCGTTCGACCTGGGCGAGTTCGACTCGAAGGAGGCCGCCGAGCGCCGGGCCGAGGCGCTTCGCGCGGGGGCTATCGACGCCTACCCCGCCGCCGTGCCGCAGACGGACGGCACCGAGCGGTGGGCGCTGTACGCCGGCGCCTTCGCCGACACCGCTCAGGCGGCGCCGATGAAGAAGACGCTGGAATCCTCGCGCCTTCCCGCGCGGCTGGTGCGCCGTGTCGGCCGGGCGCCGGCCACGTCGAAGTAG
- the rplI gene encoding 50S ribosomal protein L9, whose translation MQVILRQRIETLGDAGEIVDVKPGYGRNYLIPQGLAYEATDANKRRLEAERARTAAKEAETMQDAQKRAASIEGVSLTFNARAGQEGKLFGSITSADIAEKLAEQGITIDRRQIELDEPIKTLGVTSVPVRLHPQVRPEVKVWVIAED comes from the coding sequence ATGCAGGTCATCCTTCGCCAGCGGATCGAGACCCTGGGCGACGCCGGCGAGATCGTCGACGTGAAGCCGGGCTACGGCCGCAACTATCTCATCCCGCAGGGCCTGGCCTACGAGGCCACCGACGCGAACAAGCGCCGCCTGGAGGCGGAGCGCGCGCGCACGGCGGCCAAGGAAGCCGAGACGATGCAGGACGCGCAGAAGCGCGCGGCCAGCATCGAAGGCGTGTCGCTGACCTTCAATGCCCGCGCGGGGCAGGAAGGGAAGCTGTTCGGCTCCATTACCTCGGCGGACATCGCCGAGAAGCTGGCCGAGCAGGGAATCACCATCGACCGCCGCCAGATCGAGCTCGACGAGCCGATCAAGACGCTGGGCGTGACCAGCGTGCCGGTGCGCCTGCATCCGCAGGTGCGTCCGGAGGTCAAGGTCTGGGTGATCGCGGAAGACTGA
- the rsfS gene encoding ribosome silencing factor: MSITPVPPSSVKDLPKDVARVVDLLFDRKALDVTLLDLRGISSATDWFVIASGTSDTHVGALAGNVVDGLKQDGNRPLNVEGEREARWVLIDYFDFVVHVFHPAAREFYQLERLWGDAPTYVLAPPVGA, from the coding sequence ATGAGCATCACCCCCGTGCCGCCCTCGTCCGTGAAGGACCTGCCGAAGGACGTGGCCCGCGTGGTGGACCTGCTGTTCGACCGCAAGGCGCTGGACGTGACCCTGCTGGACCTGCGCGGCATCTCGTCGGCCACCGACTGGTTCGTCATCGCCTCGGGCACGTCGGACACGCACGTGGGCGCGCTGGCCGGCAACGTGGTCGACGGGCTGAAGCAGGACGGCAACCGGCCGCTGAACGTGGAGGGCGAGCGCGAGGCGCGCTGGGTGCTGATCGACTACTTCGACTTCGTGGTGCACGTCTTCCACCCCGCCGCGCGCGAGTTCTACCAGCTCGAGCGCCTGTGGGGCGATGCGCCCACCTACGTCCTCGCGCCGCCCGTCGGCGCGTAA
- the rpsR gene encoding 30S ribosomal protein S18 — protein sequence MRTSRKACPICELGARTIDYKDERTLQRFVTERGKILPRRISGMCARHQRQVGTAVKRARYLALLPYIAGFES from the coding sequence ATGCGTACCAGCCGCAAGGCGTGCCCGATCTGCGAGCTCGGGGCGCGCACCATCGACTACAAGGACGAGCGGACGCTGCAGCGCTTCGTGACGGAGCGCGGCAAGATCCTTCCGCGGCGCATCAGCGGGATGTGCGCCCGGCACCAGAGGCAGGTGGGTACGGCCGTCAAGCGCGCGCGGTACCTGGCGCTGCTGCCGTACATCGCCGGCTTCGAGTCGTAA
- a CDS encoding VIT1/CCC1 transporter family protein, whose amino-acid sequence MTDVPTSAPRHEQANALVLQRVQPALLGLMDGSVSTLAPLFAAAELTHRPLSAFYVGLAASVGAGISMGLAEALSDDGVVSGRGNPWSRGAITGVGTVLGGMFHTLPFLIPNLQTALTLAYVVVVLELIAIAWIRRRYMHSPLGPTLIQVVFGGALVFAIGMLLGSAGAG is encoded by the coding sequence TTGACCGACGTCCCGACTTCCGCGCCCCGCCACGAGCAAGCCAACGCGCTGGTGCTGCAGCGCGTGCAGCCCGCGCTGCTGGGGCTGATGGACGGCTCGGTGAGCACCCTGGCGCCGCTCTTCGCCGCGGCCGAGCTCACCCACCGGCCGCTCTCCGCCTTCTATGTGGGGCTCGCCGCCTCCGTGGGCGCGGGGATCAGCATGGGCCTGGCCGAGGCGCTCTCGGACGACGGCGTGGTCAGCGGGCGCGGCAACCCGTGGAGCCGCGGCGCCATCACCGGGGTGGGAACGGTGCTGGGGGGAATGTTCCACACGCTCCCCTTCCTCATCCCCAACCTGCAGACGGCGCTGACGCTGGCGTACGTGGTGGTGGTGCTGGAGCTGATCGCCATCGCGTGGATCCGGCGCCGCTACATGCACAGCCCGCTGGGGCCCACCCTCATCCAGGTGGTCTTCGGCGGCGCGCTGGTCTTCGCCATCGGCATGCTGCTGGGGAGCGCCGGCGCGGGGTGA